In Ooceraea biroi isolate clonal line C1 chromosome 13, Obir_v5.4, whole genome shotgun sequence, a genomic segment contains:
- the LOC105286223 gene encoding RCC1-like G exchanging factor-like protein — protein MFSTGRTYLREVARRAKNLHLDSRKSSSPQPKLKTLPIFQYPISKPDDRRVYAWGHSSHGALGEAKRVKEGKTTYVTKPKRISFAEQHKVVDIACGYGFTTYAVRASDKNIVYGTGINTDSQIGLSEHKSKVFDVVFAPQPIKLPLRDASTKVLGMAAGRAHLLVLTTEGLFTLGNNAYGQCGRPIVFNEDYKKSVIVHHVPDIKGNKITAVTAGQDHSVLLTETGEVYTFGWGADGQTGLAHYRNEHRPSLVKGDLAGQRVIKVACVADCVLALSDKGKVYGWGNSEYGQLATEDDSCQVNIATELKMCQELEPVTDIAAGGCFCMVLNNAGDVYVWGYGILGLGPKVQKILKPTVIPPALFGKNVYNQNIKVTNIYCGINQLAAQTNMGDLYMWGSNKFGCLGLGHTNDQFFPLRVAVGAQVKKVACGVDHTVTLCKPFI, from the exons ATGTTCAGCACGGGCAGAACTTATCTCAGGGAAGTTGCGAGAAGGGCGAAAAATTTACACCTGGACAGCCGGAAATCCAGCTCACCGCAACCTAAGCTGAAAACCTTACCAA TTTTTCAGTACCCCATAAGTAAACCGGATGACCGAAGGGTGTACGCATGGGGCCACTCAAGCCACGGCGCCCTCGGGGAGGCGAAGAGAGTAAAAGAGGGGAAAACGACGTATGTCACAAAACCGAAGCGAATATCCTTCGCTGAACAGCACAAGGTAGTGGACATCGCTTGCGGGTATGGCTTCACGACTTACGCCGTACGTGCCTCCGACAAGAACATCGTTTACGGGACTGGGATAAACACGGATTCACAAATTG GTCTCAGTGAGCACAAGAGTAAAGTGTTCGACGTAGTGTTTGCCCCACAGCCGATAAAGTTGCCGCTGCGTGATGCCTCAACGAAAGTGTTGGGTATGGCCGCTGGAAGGGCGCACTTATTAGTATTAACGACAGAAGGCTTGTTCACGTTGGGTAACAACGCGTACGGCCAGTGTGGCCGGCCGATTGTATTTAACGAGGACTATAAGAAGAGTGTGATCGTTCATCACGTACCTGACATTAAGGGGAATAAGATCACAGCGGTGACAGCTGGTCAAGATCACAG cGTACTCTTGACAGAGACAGGTGAGGTGTACACGTTCGGCTGGGGCGCCGATGGGCAAACGGGCCTTGCACATTATCGGAACGAGCACCGACCGAGTCTAGTCAAGGGTGATCTGGCGGGCCAGCGTGTAATCAAAGTCGCCTGTGTCGCTGATTGTGTACTAGCTCTCAGTG ATAAAGGTAAAGTTTACGGTTGGGGTAATTCGGAGTACGGACAATTGGCGACTGAGGACGACAGTTGCCAAGTGAACATTGCTACGGAATTGAAGATGTGTCAGGAGCTGGAACCTGTGACGGATATTGCGGCAGGCGGTTGCTTCTGCATGGTCTTAAACA ATGCTGGTGACGTGTACGTATGGGGATACGGCATACTCGGTCTTGGACCCAAAgtacagaaaatattaaaaccaaCTGTGATTCCTCCTGCATTGTTTGGTAAAAATGTATACAATCAAAATATCAAG GTAACGAATATATATTGCGGGATTAACCAGTTAGCGGCGCAAACCAACATGGGAGACTTATACATGTGGGGCAGCAATAAATTTGGCTGCTTGGGATTGGGACACACGAACGATCAATTTTTCCCTTTGAGG GTCGCGGTGGGAGCGCAAGTGAAGAAGGTTGCCTGTGGGGTGGACCATACAGTGACTCTCTGTAAGCCTTTCATTTAA